Part of the Brevibacillus brevis genome is shown below.
AATTCGCGCATATGACGCTCTAAGCGTGTGTGAAAGCGCTCGTGAAACGCAAACACTGACTCACCGCCGGGTGCCAAACGAAAAAACACTTCTTTTTGGTTGTCTTCCAATTGATAGCGCTCGATCAGCTCTTTCTTCAGCAGTTTGCCCGTAATTTTGGATATGGCGCTCTTCGTCACGCCGATTTCCTTGGCGATAGAGGTCACATTCATTTTTTCCTGCGAACCAATCGCCTGTATGACATGCAGCTCCGTAATCGAAAGGTTCAAACCGCCTTCATAGTCAGGCATGCTTTTCTTGATTTGCTCCAGAAGCAAGGATTCGCGCCGTTTGCTCCGATCCTCTTGCTTGTGCAGCATCAAGATCCATTGATTCCAGACTTTCTGCTTGAGATCCACTTTCTTGTACAGCCCCTTTTGGTGTCCTTGGAAACATTGCTACTTTACCACTTCTCTCCCGGATTTGCAACGTCCTTCTTCCCGATAGCAAACGAAAAGAAACCGCAGCCCCGATAGCTGAGGCTGCGTTCCTGGTATTCTTCATGCTCAAACGCGGATGTTGCCCATCTCGATGTCTGCCGAGAAATGGGCAACAGCGGCATCGAACACATCGCTCTCCGAGTCAGCCGCTATTTTGAACATCGTCACCACTTTGTTACCGCTCCGCACTTGCACATTGTACTGCGAATCCCCGTCATACGTGGTGGCAAAGTTGTACTCTCTGCCGTTAACGTTCATGTTTCGTTCCAACGTGGTCACACCTCCCGCCATAGTGTGACCGATCCGCCCCCTCTTTATCCATGATTAGGAAGAACCGACACGGTTTTCCCCGTCTCCGCCGAACGGATGGCTGCCTGTATGATCTCCAGTGCGCGAACCCCATCCTCGCCAGTCACAGGGGGTCGTTCTTTCATCCGGATCGCTTCGACGAAGGCGTCAATGACACCGCTGCTTGTCTGATTGTCATTCGTCTGAATGGCGCCGACGTTATAGCTTCGCTGCTCTCCGGCAGAGGTCATCAATTGAAGGGCCGCATCCGGATCGGCGAAGATTTTCAAAACGCCTTTTTCCCCGTACAAGACCGTGCTGTTGTCTTCGTCACCGTAATAGCTCCAGCTAAAGGCAGCGGTCCCGATAGCTCCTGACTGCGTGCGCAGGAGGCACACCATGTTGTCGCACACCTCGATCGGTTGTCCGTTTTCATCCTTTTTGTCCAGGGCCCCCGCAAATGCGCTCACTTCGATGATGTCTTCATTCAGTAAATAGCGCAGCAGATCGACCTTATGGATTCCCAAATCTCCGGCGACTCCCAGTGCGGAGCGGCTCTTCTTGAAAAACCATGTCGAGTTGGAAGCGTTGATGCTCCAATACTCGGGACCTTTATGGCCAAAGGTCGTTTT
Proteins encoded:
- a CDS encoding Gfo/Idh/MocA family oxidoreductase, producing the protein MTIRVGIIGCGSIANQRHAPEYADNPHVTLTHVYDPNPDRAKRLAERFGGQVAASWEEIVDHPEVDAISDCSTNEMHQIITTRALRAGKHVLCEKPIATTLEGAKSIVAAAAEAGTVLMIDHNQRLVAAHQLARKIVEDGELGKILSFKTTFGHKGPEYWSINASNSTWFFKKSRSALGVAGDLGIHKVDLLRYLLNEDIIEVSAFAGALDKKDENGQPIEVCDNMVCLLRTQSGAIGTAAFSWSYYGDEDNSTVLYGEKGVLKIFADPDAALQLMTSAGEQRSYNVGAIQTNDNQTSSGVIDAFVEAIRMKERPPVTGEDGVRALEIIQAAIRSAETGKTVSVLPNHG
- a CDS encoding MarR family transcriptional regulator; its protein translation is MDLKQKVWNQWILMLHKQEDRSKRRESLLLEQIKKSMPDYEGGLNLSITELHVIQAIGSQEKMNVTSIAKEIGVTKSAISKITGKLLKKELIERYQLEDNQKEVFFRLAPGGESVFAFHERFHTRLERHMREFLGRYSEAELEFLEKVIREAAIELEKTMPDL